In Mycetocola zhujimingii, one DNA window encodes the following:
- a CDS encoding BMP family lipoprotein — MTINTRKAAFVSLASAGVIALLAGCGQAPAESGNSNEAASDFLPCIVSDAGGFDDKSFNQSSYEGMVEAADELGVEIKEVESDTEDDYAPNITSLVDQGCSLIATIGFALADATKAAAEENPDVNFIMLDDNSIEADNVKPIIYDTAEAAFLAGYAAADYSKTGVVGTFGGMQFPTVTIFMDGFAEGVAYYNEQKGTDVKVVGWDVESQTGSFTGGFEANDTAKQLATTLIGQDADVLLPVGGPIFLSAIEAINDSGKDVAMIGVDADLYETADSGNELFLTSILKQMKSGVNDVVLEAGDDAFDATPYVGTLENDGVGIAPFHDFEGKVNDTLQAELDEIKAGIIDGSIEVNSPSSPAAE; from the coding sequence TTGACAATCAACACCCGTAAGGCTGCCTTCGTCAGCCTTGCCAGCGCAGGCGTTATCGCCCTGCTTGCCGGCTGTGGTCAGGCGCCTGCCGAGAGCGGCAACTCAAACGAGGCCGCATCCGACTTCCTTCCCTGCATCGTGTCTGACGCAGGCGGATTCGACGACAAGTCCTTCAACCAGTCCAGCTATGAGGGCATGGTCGAGGCGGCTGACGAACTCGGCGTCGAGATCAAAGAGGTCGAGAGCGACACCGAAGACGACTACGCGCCCAACATCACGAGCCTCGTCGACCAGGGCTGCAGCCTGATCGCGACCATCGGCTTCGCCCTCGCTGACGCAACGAAGGCCGCCGCCGAGGAAAACCCCGACGTCAACTTCATCATGCTCGATGACAACTCGATCGAGGCTGACAACGTCAAGCCGATCATCTACGACACGGCCGAGGCAGCATTCCTCGCTGGCTACGCGGCGGCTGACTACTCCAAGACCGGCGTCGTCGGTACCTTCGGTGGAATGCAGTTCCCGACGGTTACCATCTTCATGGATGGCTTCGCCGAGGGTGTTGCGTACTACAACGAGCAGAAGGGCACCGACGTCAAGGTTGTCGGCTGGGATGTCGAAAGCCAGACCGGTTCGTTCACCGGCGGCTTCGAGGCCAATGACACAGCGAAGCAGCTGGCGACGACGCTCATCGGACAGGACGCAGACGTTCTGCTCCCGGTCGGTGGACCGATCTTCCTCAGCGCCATCGAGGCCATCAACGACTCGGGCAAGGATGTCGCGATGATCGGTGTCGACGCCGACCTGTACGAGACCGCTGATTCGGGCAACGAGCTCTTCCTGACCTCGATCCTCAAGCAGATGAAGTCCGGCGTCAACGACGTCGTCCTCGAAGCAGGCGACGACGCGTTCGACGCGACCCCGTACGTCGGAACGCTCGAGAACGACGGAGTCGGCATCGCGCCGTTCCATGACTTCGAGGGCAAGGTCAACGACACGCTGCAGGCTGAGCTCGACGAGATCAAGGCAGGCATCATCGACGGGTCGATCGAGGTCAACTCTCCGTCATCACCGGCGGCTGAGTAG
- the sdhA gene encoding succinate dehydrogenase flavoprotein subunit, translating into MTQDPSDSTIIDGVHYHQFDIVIVGAGGAGMRAAIEAGPGAKTAVISKLYPTRSHTGAAQGGMAAALANVEEDSWEWHTFDTVKGGDYLVDQDAAEILAKEAIDAVIDLENMGLPFNRTPEGKIDQRRFGGHTRDHGRAPVRRACYAADRTGHMILQTLFQNCVRLGINFFNEFYVLDVIMSEVDGVEQPAGVVAYELSTGDLHVFHSKATIFATGGFGKIFKTTSNAHTLTGDGVGIIWRKKLPLEDMEFFQFHPTGLAGLGILLTEGARGEGAILRNASGERFMERYAPTIKDLAPRDIVARCMVKEVAEGRGAGPNKDYVYLDCTHLGAEVLETKLPDITEFARTYLGVDPVTEPVPVMPTAHYAMGGIPTNVNAEVLRDNTTVVPGLYAAGECACVSVHGSNRLGTNSLLDINVFGKRAGNNAVQYVQTAEFLPLPEDPAAFVREMIEGMRSNPGTERISVLRKELQEQMDMKAQVFRTDESLAEVTDTIQHLRDRYMNVGVQDKGRRYNTDLLEAIELGFLLDLAEVVVYSARNRKESRGGHMRDDFPDRDDENYMKHTMAYLTGDPHSSDAADHIRLDWKPVVMTRYQPMERKY; encoded by the coding sequence GTGACTCAGGACCCAAGCGACTCCACCATCATCGATGGAGTTCACTACCACCAGTTCGACATCGTCATCGTTGGCGCCGGCGGCGCCGGTATGCGGGCGGCCATCGAAGCAGGCCCCGGCGCGAAGACCGCGGTGATTTCCAAGCTGTACCCGACCCGCTCGCACACCGGCGCGGCTCAGGGCGGCATGGCTGCGGCCCTCGCCAACGTCGAAGAAGACAGCTGGGAGTGGCACACCTTTGACACGGTCAAGGGTGGCGACTACCTCGTCGACCAGGACGCTGCGGAGATCCTTGCCAAGGAAGCCATCGACGCGGTCATCGACCTGGAAAACATGGGCCTGCCGTTCAACCGGACGCCAGAGGGCAAGATCGACCAGCGCCGGTTCGGTGGCCACACCCGCGACCACGGCAGGGCCCCGGTTCGCCGTGCCTGCTACGCCGCCGACCGCACCGGCCACATGATCCTCCAGACGCTGTTCCAGAACTGTGTCCGCCTCGGCATCAACTTCTTCAACGAGTTCTACGTGCTCGACGTGATCATGAGCGAGGTCGACGGAGTCGAGCAGCCCGCGGGCGTCGTCGCATACGAACTCTCGACGGGCGACCTGCACGTCTTCCACTCGAAGGCGACGATCTTCGCCACCGGTGGATTCGGCAAGATTTTCAAGACGACCTCGAACGCGCACACCCTCACGGGCGACGGCGTCGGCATCATCTGGCGCAAGAAACTCCCGCTCGAAGACATGGAGTTCTTCCAGTTCCACCCGACCGGCCTCGCCGGTCTCGGCATCCTCCTCACCGAGGGCGCCCGCGGTGAGGGCGCCATCCTCCGCAATGCGAGCGGCGAGCGGTTCATGGAGCGCTATGCCCCGACCATCAAGGACCTCGCTCCCCGCGACATCGTTGCGCGCTGCATGGTCAAGGAAGTGGCCGAAGGACGCGGTGCCGGCCCGAACAAGGATTACGTCTACCTCGACTGCACCCACCTGGGCGCCGAGGTCCTCGAGACCAAGTTGCCTGACATCACCGAGTTCGCCCGCACCTACCTCGGCGTCGACCCGGTCACCGAACCGGTGCCGGTCATGCCGACCGCGCACTACGCGATGGGTGGCATCCCCACCAACGTCAACGCCGAGGTACTTCGCGACAACACCACAGTTGTTCCCGGCCTCTACGCCGCCGGCGAATGCGCCTGCGTTTCCGTGCACGGCTCCAACCGACTCGGCACCAACTCCCTGCTCGACATCAACGTTTTCGGCAAGCGCGCCGGGAACAACGCGGTCCAGTACGTTCAGACCGCGGAGTTCCTGCCGCTGCCCGAGGACCCCGCCGCCTTTGTGCGCGAGATGATCGAGGGCATGCGCAGCAACCCGGGAACCGAGCGCATCTCGGTGCTCCGCAAGGAGCTCCAGGAACAGATGGACATGAAGGCCCAGGTCTTCCGCACCGACGAGTCGCTCGCCGAGGTCACCGACACGATTCAGCACCTTCGCGATCGGTACATGAACGTCGGCGTCCAGGACAAGGGCCGCCGGTACAACACCGACCTGCTCGAGGCCATCGAGCTCGGCTTCCTGCTCGACCTCGCTGAGGTCGTCGTCTACTCGGCCCGCAACCGCAAGGAAAGCCGTGGCGGCCACATGCGCGACGACTTCCCCGACCGCGACGACGAGAACTACATGAAACACACAATGGCGTACCTGACCGGCGACCCGCACTCTTCGGATGCCGCCGACCACATCCGCCTGGACTGGAAGCCCGTCGTGATGACCCGCTACCAGCCGATGGAGAGGAAGTACTAG
- a CDS encoding succinate dehydrogenase iron-sulfur subunit, translating to MSTATLDAAAPVDDALKPFIVTLIVRRFDPEVDDEPRWVDYDVEMFSTDRILDALHKIKWEQDGSLTFRRSCAHGICGSDAMRINGRNRLACKTLIKDLDISKPIYVEAIKGLPLEKDLIVDMDPFFESFREVQPFLIPSSKPGAGKERIQSVADRARFDDTTKCILCAACTSSCPIFWTDGQYFGPAAIVNAHRFIFDSRDDAAKVRLDILNDKEGVWRCRTTFNCTDACPRGIQVTQAIAEVKQAIMRGKP from the coding sequence ATGTCAACAGCCACTCTTGACGCTGCGGCACCGGTGGACGACGCCCTGAAGCCGTTCATCGTCACCCTCATCGTTCGCCGGTTCGACCCGGAAGTTGACGACGAGCCCAGGTGGGTCGACTACGACGTCGAGATGTTCTCCACCGACCGCATCCTCGACGCACTGCACAAGATCAAGTGGGAACAGGACGGGTCGCTGACCTTCCGCCGCTCCTGTGCGCACGGCATCTGCGGTTCGGATGCCATGCGCATCAACGGCCGCAACCGCCTGGCCTGCAAGACGCTGATCAAGGACCTCGACATTTCGAAGCCGATCTACGTCGAAGCGATCAAGGGACTTCCGCTCGAGAAGGACCTTATCGTCGACATGGACCCGTTCTTCGAGTCGTTCCGCGAGGTCCAGCCGTTCCTGATCCCGTCCTCGAAGCCCGGTGCGGGCAAGGAACGGATCCAGTCCGTCGCCGATCGCGCTCGCTTCGACGACACGACCAAGTGCATCCTCTGCGCAGCGTGCACCTCGTCCTGCCCGATCTTCTGGACCGACGGCCAGTACTTCGGCCCGGCAGCGATCGTGAACGCGCACCGGTTCATCTTCGATTCCCGGGATGACGCCGCCAAGGTTCGCCTCGACATCCTCAACGACAAAGAAGGCGTCTGGCGCTGCCGCACCACCTTCAACTGCACGGATGCCTGCCCCCGCGGAATCCAGGTCACCCAGGCAATCGCCGAGGTCAAGCAGGCGATCATGCGCGGCAAGCCGTAA
- a CDS encoding succinate dehydrogenase hydrophobic membrane anchor subunit, translating to MSQTIEAPRTPVRPARKKGVNWEKWGWIYMRASGVILVVLIFGHLFMNLIVGDGVKAIDFAFVGGKWASPFWQWWDVAMLWLALIHGGNGMRTIVNDYARGKMTRGILKGAIFAAVAILILLGTLVVFTFDPCPVGQPADLLPSFCAA from the coding sequence ATGTCGCAAACAATCGAAGCTCCCCGTACCCCGGTACGTCCCGCCCGCAAAAAGGGAGTCAACTGGGAAAAATGGGGCTGGATCTACATGCGCGCCTCCGGCGTCATCCTTGTCGTGCTCATTTTCGGCCACCTCTTCATGAACCTCATCGTCGGTGACGGCGTCAAGGCCATCGACTTCGCGTTCGTGGGCGGCAAGTGGGCGTCTCCGTTCTGGCAGTGGTGGGACGTTGCGATGCTGTGGCTCGCCCTCATTCACGGCGGCAACGGCATGCGCACCATCGTGAACGACTACGCTCGCGGAAAGATGACACGCGGCATCCTCAAGGGCGCGATCTTCGCTGCCGTCGCCATCCTCATCCTCCTCGGAACCCTCGTGGTCTTCACCTTCGACCCGTGCCCCGTCGGCCAGCCCGCCGATCTCCTCCCCTCGTTCTGCGCCGCGTAA
- a CDS encoding mannose-1-phosphate guanylyltransferase has protein sequence MTSPLERFYSVIPAGGIGSRLWPLSRADAPKFLHDLTGSGSTLLRATWDRLAPLSGDQRIMVVTGRSHRAAVESQLPALADHNVVLESDPRDSSAAIGLAAAILMKREPDVIIGSFAADHVIRGDRLFRSAVTQAVATADAGYITAIGIQPTEPAIGFGYIHSGGALDVVGAESALLVDSFVEKPNLATAKKYLSGGAHLWNAGMFISRADVLLEELARNRPALHAGLMELAAVWDDPALRGPAVDQIWPNLEKIAIDYSIAEPAALAGRLAVVPGLFDWDDVGDFASLAKLNSGGRKTDLAILGESARILSDSSSGIVVSQTSRIISLIGVKDIVVVDTPDALLVTTSANAQRVKSVVDALKLSGRDDVL, from the coding sequence ATGACCAGTCCTCTCGAGCGCTTCTACAGCGTCATCCCCGCCGGCGGTATCGGCTCCAGGCTCTGGCCGCTTTCCCGCGCGGACGCACCCAAATTCCTTCACGACCTCACGGGTTCGGGCAGCACGCTGCTGCGGGCCACCTGGGACAGGCTCGCTCCGCTCTCCGGTGACCAGCGCATCATGGTTGTCACCGGGCGGTCGCACCGCGCCGCCGTCGAATCGCAGCTTCCCGCCCTCGCAGACCACAACGTCGTCCTCGAGAGCGACCCCCGGGATTCGTCCGCGGCCATCGGTCTGGCAGCAGCAATTCTCATGAAGCGTGAGCCTGATGTGATCATCGGTTCGTTCGCGGCTGACCACGTCATCCGTGGTGACCGGCTTTTCCGCTCCGCCGTCACCCAGGCGGTTGCGACGGCCGACGCGGGCTACATCACGGCGATCGGGATCCAGCCGACCGAACCCGCGATCGGATTCGGGTACATCCACAGCGGAGGTGCACTCGACGTTGTCGGTGCCGAATCGGCGCTTCTCGTCGACTCCTTCGTGGAGAAACCCAATCTCGCCACGGCGAAGAAGTACCTGTCCGGCGGCGCGCACCTCTGGAACGCCGGCATGTTCATCAGCCGCGCCGATGTACTCCTCGAGGAGCTCGCGCGTAACCGGCCAGCACTCCACGCCGGTCTGATGGAGCTCGCGGCGGTCTGGGACGACCCCGCTCTTCGTGGCCCCGCCGTCGATCAGATCTGGCCGAACCTCGAGAAGATCGCCATTGACTATTCAATCGCCGAGCCTGCGGCGCTGGCGGGCCGCCTCGCCGTGGTTCCCGGTCTCTTCGACTGGGACGACGTTGGAGACTTCGCGTCACTTGCCAAGCTCAACTCTGGTGGCCGCAAGACAGACCTCGCGATCCTCGGAGAGAGCGCACGCATCCTCTCCGACTCGTCGAGCGGTATCGTCGTGAGCCAGACCAGTCGAATCATCAGCCTGATCGGCGTCAAGGACATCGTGGTCGTTGATACCCCGGATGCACTGCTCGTCACCACGAGCGCAAACGCGCAACGGGTGAAGAGCGTCGTCGACGCACTCAAGCTGTCGGGCCGCGACGACGTCCTGTAG
- the ptsP gene encoding phosphoenolpyruvate--protein phosphotransferase, producing MLLRGTGVGRGIAIGPVVRMPDPLSEPDEKRRTTDADSEYSRARAALTTVAADLADRAALAGGEAEGVIHAQAMMTQDTALLDDVRSRIEAGSTAERAVFEAFHSVRQLLLSMGGSPADRAVDVADVSQRVIAQLRGVAPPGVPNVDHPFVLLASDLAPSDAAMLDIGQVLGLVTLGGGPTSHTAILARSKGIVAVVGVADAAGIDDGATVLLDAGDGTVTVAPTPEEIAASRERLLARRVAVPVGPGTLADGTGIELLANIGSPDEAEAALRQGAEGIGLFRTEFLFFGARTAPTVAEQQAVYRRLFAACEGKRVVVRTLDAGSDKPLAFLGTGVEENPALGVRGIRALRAHESVLRDQLTALAAADAETDADVWVMAPMVADADETGYFVALARSLGIRVAGVMAEVPSCALMAGQVLGIADFVSIGTNDLTQYTLAADRRLAAVAGYSDPWHPAVLRLVKMLGDAGTQSGRPVGVCGEAAADPMLAVVLVGLGISSLSMAPSALDAVRTQLRQHTLEHARALAVAALGASTAAEARARVSEQS from the coding sequence ATGTTGCTGCGCGGCACTGGAGTCGGCCGGGGTATCGCGATTGGACCCGTCGTCCGAATGCCGGACCCGCTGTCCGAACCCGATGAGAAGCGGCGGACGACCGACGCCGACAGCGAGTATTCGCGGGCGCGTGCCGCGCTCACCACAGTGGCTGCTGACCTCGCCGATCGGGCGGCGCTGGCGGGCGGTGAAGCCGAAGGCGTGATTCACGCGCAGGCGATGATGACCCAGGATACTGCACTCCTCGATGACGTTCGATCGAGGATCGAAGCCGGATCCACTGCCGAGCGTGCGGTCTTCGAAGCGTTCCACAGCGTGAGGCAGTTGCTGCTGTCGATGGGCGGCAGCCCTGCGGATCGTGCCGTGGATGTCGCTGACGTCTCCCAGCGCGTCATCGCACAGCTCCGCGGAGTGGCACCGCCCGGTGTCCCCAACGTCGACCATCCGTTCGTTCTCCTCGCCAGTGATCTTGCACCCTCCGACGCCGCGATGCTCGACATCGGGCAGGTGCTCGGGCTTGTCACGCTCGGGGGAGGACCGACATCGCACACCGCGATCCTCGCGAGGTCGAAGGGAATCGTCGCTGTCGTCGGCGTCGCGGACGCCGCGGGAATCGACGACGGAGCGACGGTGCTCCTCGATGCGGGGGACGGCACCGTCACCGTTGCGCCGACGCCGGAGGAAATCGCCGCGTCGCGTGAGCGGCTCCTGGCACGCCGGGTCGCCGTGCCGGTCGGGCCGGGCACGCTCGCTGATGGCACCGGGATCGAACTGCTCGCCAACATCGGCAGCCCGGACGAGGCGGAGGCCGCCCTGCGCCAGGGCGCAGAGGGTATCGGGCTGTTCCGCACGGAGTTCCTGTTCTTCGGCGCGCGCACCGCGCCGACAGTGGCAGAACAGCAGGCCGTCTACCGGCGGCTGTTTGCAGCGTGCGAGGGCAAACGGGTGGTCGTGCGAACCCTCGACGCCGGCAGTGACAAGCCGCTGGCGTTCCTCGGAACGGGTGTGGAAGAGAACCCCGCGCTCGGGGTCCGCGGCATCCGTGCCCTTCGCGCCCACGAATCGGTCCTTCGCGACCAGCTCACAGCCCTCGCCGCCGCAGACGCCGAAACCGATGCCGATGTCTGGGTGATGGCTCCGATGGTCGCGGATGCCGATGAGACCGGGTACTTCGTGGCCCTGGCGCGCTCGCTCGGGATCCGGGTCGCCGGCGTGATGGCAGAGGTTCCCTCGTGCGCACTCATGGCGGGTCAGGTACTCGGGATCGCTGACTTCGTATCGATCGGCACCAACGACCTCACCCAGTACACACTCGCGGCTGACCGGAGGCTCGCCGCTGTTGCCGGGTACTCGGACCCGTGGCATCCGGCCGTCCTCCGGCTGGTGAAGATGCTCGGAGACGCGGGGACCCAGTCGGGGCGCCCGGTGGGTGTGTGCGGGGAGGCAGCGGCGGACCCGATGCTGGCCGTCGTGCTCGTCGGGCTCGGAATCTCCAGCCTGTCGATGGCGCCGTCTGCCCTCGACGCTGTGCGTACCCAGCTGAGGCAGCACACACTCGAACACGCCAGGGCGCTCGCGGTGGCCGCGCTCGGCGCGTCGACGGCTGCGGAGGCACGGGCACGCGTGAGTGAACAGAGTTAG
- a CDS encoding ABC transporter ATP-binding protein, with translation MKLELRGITKRFGSLVANDHIDLVIQPGEIHCLLGENGAGKSTLMNVLYGLYQAEEGDVLLDDVVQHFQGPGDAMRAGIGMVHQHFMLIPVFTVAENVMLGHEQTGFAGKLDLDAARAKVREISARFGFHVDPDALVGDLPVGVQQRVEIIKALSRDAKVLVFDEPTAVLTPQETDELMGIMRQLKADGTSIVFITHKLREVREVADRITVIRHGKVVGEASPTASNSELAALMVGRAVELTVQKAPAQPGAASLVVQNLDVIDPQGLKVVNNVSFDVHAGEILAIAGVQGNGQTELTEAILGLQPRVTGSITLNGEKLTGLSVRKILNAGVGFVPEDRTEDGLVGEFTIAENLMLDRADSEPFVRRGNLQLAYLAEFAREKKDEFDIRAESITTHAGRLSGGNQQKVVLARELSRDLKLFVASQPTRGIDVGSIEFVHKRMVETRDAGIPVIVVSTELDEVVALADRIAVMYRGSIVGIVPGDTPRDILGLMMAGETPAGVAA, from the coding sequence ATGAAGCTCGAACTGCGCGGCATCACGAAGAGGTTCGGTTCTCTCGTCGCCAACGACCACATCGACCTGGTCATCCAGCCCGGAGAGATCCACTGCCTCCTCGGCGAAAACGGCGCGGGCAAATCCACCCTCATGAACGTGCTTTACGGGCTCTACCAGGCCGAAGAAGGCGACGTGCTGCTTGACGACGTCGTCCAGCACTTCCAGGGGCCGGGCGACGCCATGCGCGCCGGCATCGGCATGGTGCACCAGCACTTCATGCTCATCCCCGTTTTCACCGTCGCCGAGAACGTCATGCTCGGTCATGAGCAGACCGGCTTCGCCGGGAAGCTCGATCTCGACGCCGCTCGCGCGAAGGTGCGCGAGATTTCAGCGCGGTTCGGCTTCCACGTCGATCCCGATGCACTCGTCGGTGACCTTCCTGTCGGAGTCCAGCAGCGCGTCGAGATCATCAAGGCGCTTTCCCGCGACGCGAAGGTGCTCGTTTTCGACGAGCCGACGGCCGTGCTCACGCCGCAGGAAACCGATGAGCTCATGGGCATTATGCGCCAGCTCAAGGCCGACGGGACCTCGATTGTCTTCATCACCCACAAACTGCGAGAGGTGAGGGAAGTCGCTGACCGGATCACCGTGATCCGCCACGGCAAGGTCGTCGGCGAAGCGTCGCCAACGGCATCCAACTCCGAACTTGCCGCGCTCATGGTCGGCCGTGCCGTCGAGCTGACCGTGCAGAAGGCGCCCGCGCAACCGGGAGCAGCGAGCCTCGTCGTGCAGAACCTCGATGTGATCGACCCGCAGGGCCTCAAGGTTGTCAACAACGTCAGTTTCGACGTGCACGCGGGGGAGATCCTCGCGATCGCCGGGGTGCAGGGCAACGGCCAGACCGAGCTCACCGAGGCTATCCTCGGTCTCCAGCCGCGCGTCACAGGCAGCATCACACTCAATGGCGAGAAGCTCACCGGGCTCAGCGTTCGGAAAATCCTCAACGCGGGCGTCGGGTTCGTTCCGGAGGACCGGACCGAAGACGGGCTCGTCGGTGAGTTCACCATCGCGGAGAACCTCATGCTCGACCGGGCAGACTCCGAACCGTTCGTACGCAGGGGAAACCTGCAGCTCGCCTACCTCGCCGAGTTCGCGCGGGAGAAGAAGGACGAGTTCGATATCCGCGCTGAGTCCATCACCACTCACGCTGGCAGGCTTTCCGGCGGTAACCAGCAGAAGGTCGTTCTCGCACGCGAACTCAGCCGTGACCTCAAACTCTTCGTTGCCTCGCAACCCACACGGGGCATCGACGTCGGATCCATCGAATTCGTACACAAACGAATGGTGGAGACTCGCGATGCCGGCATCCCGGTCATCGTTGTATCAACGGAGCTCGACGAGGTCGTCGCTCTGGCAGACAGGATTGCAGTGATGTACAGAGGTTCCATAGTCGGCATCGTCCCCGGCGACACCCCGAGGGACATCCTCGGACTCATGATGGCGGGCGAAACCCCGGCTGGAGTTGCCGCGTGA
- a CDS encoding 5'-3' exonuclease: MTGPLMLLDTASLYFRAFHGLPDTLRSPDGTPINAVHGLLDFIAKLVTEYQPAELIACWDDDWRPAWRVDLLHSYKEHRVTEAVSGGPDIEETPAMLVTQIPIIRQVLDAFGIAVVGAPEHEADDVIGSLATQASGPVDVVTGDRDLFQLVDDASGIRVIYTARGMSKLEVVTESVVRDKYGVEASQYADFAALRGDPSDGLPGVTGVGDKTAAGLIGTFSDLDAIIAASAERNEGMSESVRAKILAAADYLTVAPTVVGVVRTLDLDVPDARITPLAIDKLTAARRLAVDLGLGGAADRALRALGNDVTAT, from the coding sequence ATGACCGGACCACTGATGCTCCTCGACACGGCGTCCCTGTATTTCCGTGCGTTCCACGGGCTGCCTGACACCCTCCGGTCGCCGGACGGCACTCCCATCAACGCCGTGCACGGCCTGCTCGATTTCATTGCGAAGCTGGTCACCGAGTACCAGCCCGCCGAGCTCATCGCGTGCTGGGATGATGACTGGAGGCCTGCGTGGCGGGTCGATCTTCTTCACAGCTACAAGGAGCATCGCGTCACCGAGGCCGTGTCCGGCGGACCTGACATCGAGGAGACACCGGCGATGCTGGTCACCCAGATCCCGATCATCAGGCAGGTCCTCGACGCCTTCGGCATCGCCGTCGTTGGCGCACCCGAGCACGAAGCAGACGACGTGATCGGGAGCCTGGCAACGCAGGCGAGCGGACCTGTGGACGTCGTGACAGGAGATCGGGACCTCTTCCAGCTTGTGGATGACGCCAGCGGCATCCGTGTGATTTATACCGCGCGCGGAATGAGCAAGCTCGAGGTAGTCACCGAGAGCGTTGTGCGGGACAAGTACGGGGTTGAGGCTTCCCAGTACGCCGACTTCGCGGCGCTTCGGGGCGATCCCTCCGACGGATTGCCCGGCGTCACCGGCGTCGGCGACAAGACCGCGGCCGGGCTCATCGGCACATTCAGCGACCTCGACGCGATCATCGCCGCCAGCGCAGAACGAAATGAGGGGATGTCCGAGTCTGTCAGGGCAAAGATTCTGGCCGCTGCCGACTACCTCACGGTTGCCCCAACCGTCGTCGGCGTCGTCCGCACGCTCGACCTGGACGTTCCCGATGCACGCATCACCCCGCTGGCGATCGACAAGCTCACTGCGGCGAGGCGGCTCGCTGTCGATCTGGGCCTCGGGGGCGCCGCCGACCGCGCACTTCGCGCTCTCGGCAACGACGTCACCGCAACATAG
- the sdhC gene encoding succinate dehydrogenase, cytochrome b556 subunit → MWSWVLHRITGVAIFFFLLVHVLDTALVRVSPEAYNAVIGTYQTPIMGLGEVALVGAIVFHAFNGLRIVLIDFWQKGSKYQKVMFYVVIALWVITMLGFVPRHLINVFSH, encoded by the coding sequence ATGTGGTCGTGGGTCCTGCACCGCATCACCGGTGTCGCCATCTTCTTTTTCCTCCTCGTTCACGTCCTCGACACAGCGCTCGTTCGCGTGTCACCCGAGGCGTACAACGCGGTCATCGGCACCTACCAGACGCCGATCATGGGCCTCGGTGAGGTCGCACTCGTCGGCGCGATCGTGTTCCACGCCTTCAACGGACTGCGCATCGTGCTCATCGACTTCTGGCAGAAGGGCTCGAAGTACCAGAAGGTGATGTTCTACGTGGTCATCGCGCTCTGGGTCATCACGATGCTCGGCTTCGTGCCCCGCCACCTCATCAACGTCTTCAGCCACTAG